In a genomic window of Phalacrocorax aristotelis chromosome 8, bGulAri2.1, whole genome shotgun sequence:
- the DDX28 gene encoding putative ATP-dependent RNA helicase DDX28, giving the protein MALSRSGVAAGLQLLPRRLAASGAAAAGAQPPGSVVRVPWALRLRLQRGVQRRRRGQGEEAAAAAAAARRGKLLLRSRRPELSQPRWQTVGRWERPQLVSAGWKHRKACGDYFQLEPSQEAAPALQEPPADEGQGPSFAEMGLQPALLAGLEGLSIGRPTGVQRLAIPALRRGRSALCAAETGSGKTLAYLLPLLDRLLSRPERPAAEAAAGPASPRGLVVLPSRELAAQVGAVAAALCRPAGLQVRGLTGGGAAGGLRRQLRAPEPGAAVVLGTPGALREALRRRFLALGRLRWMVLDEADALMDGSFTEPLEEILAHAPLAAGAPGPAGPGESRTQVVVVGATFPAGLSQTLGKFTDVGRFVTLTTQSLHCLPPHVQQKFLRLKGRDKLPELLQLLKECPMSGRAVLIFCNSARTVNWLGYILDDHKIKHLRLQGQMSADARAGIFASFQKGDVSILVCTDLASRGLDTSGVQLVVNYDFPDTLQDYLHRVGRVGRVGSKAPGAVVSFVTHRWDVDLVRKIETAARKRTGLPGMDSSINKPPSKGG; this is encoded by the coding sequence ATGGCGCTGAGCCGGAGCGGGGTGGCGGCTGGTCTCCAACTGCTGCCGCGGCGGCTGGCGGccagcggggcggcggcggcgggcgcgcaGCCCCCCGGGAGCGTGGTGCGCGTCCCCTGGGCCCTGCGGCTTCGCCTGCAGCGGGGCGTGCAGCGCCGGCGGCGCGGGCAAggagaggaggcggcggcggcggcggcggcggcgcgacGCGGGAAGCTGCTGCTGCGGAGCCGGCGGCCGGAGCTGAGCCAGCCCCGCTGGCAGACGGTGGGGCGCTGGGAGCGGCCGCAGCTGGTGTCGGCGGGCTGGAAGCACAGGAAGGCGTGCGGGGACTATTTTCAGCTGGAGCCCTCGCAGGAGGCGGCTCCCGCTCTGCAAGAGCCGCCGGCGGACGAGGGGCAGGGTCCGTCCTTCGCCGAGATGGGGCTGCAGCCGGCGCTACTGGCCGGGCTGGAGGGCCTCTCCATTGGCCGCCCCACGGGGGTGCAGCGCCTTGCCATCCCCGCGCTGCGCCGCGGCCGCAGCGCCCTCTGCGCCGCCGAGACCGGCAGCGGTAAGACGCTGGCCTACCTGCTGCCGCTGCTGGACAGGCTGCTCTCCCGCCCCGAGAGGccggcggcggaggcggcggcggggccggcgtCGCCCCGCGGGTTAGTGGTGCTGCCGTCGCGGGAGCTGGCGGCGCAGGTCGGCGCGGTAGCGGCAGCGCTGTGCCGGCCGGCGGGGCTGCAGGTGCGGGGGCTGacgggcggcggcgcggcgggcgggctgCGGAGGCAGCTGCGGGCACCGGAGCCGGGTGCCGCCGTGGTGTTGGGCACCCCCGGGGCGCTGCGGGAAGCGCTGCGGCGGCGCTTCCTCGCCCTGGGGCGGCTGCGCTGGATGGTGCTGGATGAGGCGGACGCCCTGATGGACGGCTCCTTCACGGAGCCGCTGGAGGAGATCCTGGCACACGCTCCCCTTGCCGCTGGTGCTCCCGGGCCGGCCGGCCCCGGGGAGTCGAGGACCCAGGTGGTGGTGGTCGGAGCCACCTTCCCCGCGGGGCTGAGCCAGACGCTGGGGAAGTTTACTGACGTGGGCCGGTTCGTCACCCTCACCACCCAGAGCCTGCACTGCCTGCCGCCACACGTGCAGCAGAAGTTTCTCCGCCTCAAAGGCCGAGACAAGCTGCCCGAACTGCTGCAGCTACTCAAGGAGTGCCCGATGTCCGGCAGGGCTGTTCTCATCTTCTGCAACAGCGCCAGGACCGTCAACTGGCTGGGCTATATCCTGGATGACCACAAAATCAAGCACCTGAGGTTGCAGGGACAGATGTCAGCAGATGCTAGAGCTGGTATCTTCGCCTCCTTCCAGAAGGGCGACGTGTCTATCCTTGTCTGCACTGACCTTGCCTCACGGGGGCTGGACACCAGCGGTGTGCAGCTAGTGGTCAACTATGACTTCCCAGACACCCTGCAGGACTACCTGCACCGTGTGGGGCGAGTTGGACGGGTTGGAAGCAAGGCACCTGGAGCCGTGGTTAGTTTTGTCACCCATCGGTGGGATGTGGACCTGGTGCGAAAAATAGAGACTGCAGCCCGGAAGAGGACAGGTCTCCCAGGCATGGACTCCTCTATTAATAAGCCTCCATCTAAAGGAGGTTGA